The following are from one region of the Serinus canaria isolate serCan28SL12 chromosome 8, serCan2020, whole genome shotgun sequence genome:
- the FOXE3 gene encoding forkhead box protein E3 → MNAAGFPCLRGMCTLPAPSPAAAASPGSPGPPRGSPQAPPVKPEPRGAGSSPAPPPPPEEPPPPAGGRRRKRPVQRGKPPYSYIALIAMAIANAAERKLTLGGIYKFITERFPFYRENPKKWQNSIRHNLTLNDCFVKIPREPGHPGKGNYWTLDPAAEDMFDNGSFLRRRKRFKRTDITTYPGYMQNSSAFTPPPAGRPTAPTAPYPNALCSPGYGPQLSSSVFHPYAAGAAPPAQHPRMFSIDSLISGQQALQPSPPSELGHPSLGLPGAELAPACSAGSSEPPCFQAQPVSPGLLGRAGPNSLAYPYAASPPHLPVAQGSYSPSSPQLYGAPNRLALPAMRPPACAEHGEQLLGLSASPLGQFGSSNTYMRQPNFPAGLERYM, encoded by the coding sequence ATGAACGCGGCCGGCTTCCCCTGCCTGCGAGGCATGTGCACGCTGCCGGCGCCCAGCCCTGCGGCCGCGGCCAGCCCCGGCTCCCCCGGGCCGCCGCGGGGGTCTCCGCAGGCGCCGCCGGTGAAGCCGGAGCCGAGGGGCGCTGGGagcagcccggccccgccgccgccgcccgaggagccgccgccccccgccgggGGCCGCCGGAGGAAGCGGCCGGTGCAGCGGGGCAAGCCCCCGTACTCCTACATCGCCCTCATCGCCATGGCCATCGCCAACGCCGCCGAGAGGAAGCTCACCTTGGGGGGCATCTACAAGTTCATCACCGAGCGTTTCCCCTTCTACCGGGAGAACCCAAAGAAGTGGCAGAACAGCATCCGCCACAACCTCACCCTCAACGACTGCTTCGTCAAGATCCCCCGGGAGCCCGGACATCCCGGCAAGGGCAACTACTGGACTCTGGATCCGGCCGCAGAGGACATGTTCGACAACGGGAGTTTCCTGCGCCGGAGGAAGCGCTTCAAGCGCACCGACATCACCACCTACCCCGGCTACATGCAGAACTCCAGCGCCTTCACGCCCCCGCCCGCCGGCCGCCCCACGGCACCCACAGCGCCCTACCCCAATGCCCTCTGCTCGCCCGGCTACGgcccccagctctccagcagcgTCTTCCACCCCTACGCGGCCGGGGCAGCACCGCCGGCTCAGCATCCCAGGATGTTCAGCATCGACAGCCTCATCAGCGGGCAGCAGGCCCTGCAGCCCTCGCCGCCCTCCGAGCTGGGCCACCCATCGCTGGGCTTGCCCGGAGCCgagctggctcctgcctgctctgccgGCAGCTCCGAGCCCCCCTGCTTCCAGGCGCAGCCTGTCAGCCCCGGCTTgctgggccgggccggcccCAACTCCCTGGCGTACCCCTACGCCGCCTCACCCCCGCACCTGCCCGTGGCTCAGGGCAGCTACTCGCCCAGCAGCCCGCAGCTCTACGGGGCTCCCAACAGACTGGCCCTGCCGGCCATGCGGCCCCCGGCCTGCGCCGAGCACGGcgagcagctcctggggctctccGCCTCGCCCCTCGGCCAGTTCGGCTCCAGCAACACGTACATGAGGCAGCCCAACTTCCCCGCCGGCCTGGAGCGCTACATGTGA